The DNA region GTATCGAAAGGATCGACCTGCTCACGCCTCACATTCGTCGCCTGATCCTGGTCGCTGACGCCGGCCACACCCTGCCCGGTTTCACCCCGGGTGCTCATATCGAAGTGCTGATACCAGGCAGTAAACCCATGTGGCGTGCTTACTCGCTGGTCAGCCTGCCTGAGCACCCTCACTACGAGATCGCGGTGCAGCTGGAGGACCAGAGCAGCGGTGGTTCGCGCTGGATGCACGAGGTGCAAGTCGGTCAGCAACTGATGGTACGTGCGCCCAACAACCATTTTCCATTGGTGGCAAATGCCAGTGACTACCTGCTGATCGCGGGAGGGATAGGCATCACCCCAATGCTTGGCATGGCCCGCTCGCTCGCGGCCAGTCAGCAGCCATTCACTTTGCACTATGCCGGTCGCGACGCAGACCGCATGGCGTATCTGGAAGAGGTCCAGGCGCTCGGCACCGCCCGATGCTGGATCAGCGGCGGCGACCCGGCGCGGCGCCTGCCCCTGAACAGCCTGCTGGACTCGCCCATCAGCGGACGTCAGCTTTATGTGTGCGGCCCCAAGTCATTGATCAGCAACGTGCTGCAAACGGCTCGCGCACTGGGCTGGGACGACAGCCAACTGCACAGCGAATTGTTCATCGGCAGCCTCGGCACCGAGACCGAAGCCGGTTTTGAGGTGGAGCTGCGCAGCAGTGGAATAACGCTTCAGGTGGCCGCGGGCAAAAGCGTGCTGGACGCAATGATAGAAGCCGATCTGGACCCGATGTTCGATTGCCGTCGGGGTGACTGTGGGGTGTGCGTGGCCCAAGTGCTCGAAGGCGCCGCTGACCACCGCGATATTTGTCTGTCGGAGCGCGAACGGGCTGACGGCAGCTTCTGCACCTGTGTATCCCGCGCCTCCAGCGCTCGCCTGGTGCTCGATTTGTAAGTGCGTTGCTGTACCACGCACCTCTTTATGGCTGGTTAAAAGGAGACATCATGATTCCCTCGAACGAACAGATCGCGGCACTGATCCGCGACGACAGCGTGCACAAAAGCGTCTACACCGACCCTCAACTGTTTGATCTGGAAATGCAGCGAATCTATGGTCAGGCATGGATCTACGTCGGCCATGAAAGCCAGGTCAAAAACGTCGGTGACTACCACACCACACGCATCGGCGATCAGGACGTGATTTTGGTTCGCGGTGCTGATAAAAACGTCAATGTGCTCTACAACCGTTGCCCGCACAAAGGCGCCAAGCTGGTGGCCGAAGGCGACGGCAACGTCGGCAAGTTCTTCCGCTGCCCTTACCACGCCTGGACCTTCAAACTGGACGGCCAGCACCTTTCGGCACCGTTGAAGAACGGCTTCGAAGGCACCTGCTTCAACCCCCGGCACCCGGACTTTTCAATGGTGAGCCTGGCGCGGGTCGACAGCTATCGGGGCTTCGTGTTCGCCAGCCAGATCGATCATGGTCCAGACCTGAAAAGCTTTCTCGGCGGCGTGATCACTTCCATCGACAACCTCTGCGATCGCTCGCCAGTGGGTGAAGTCGAAGTGGCCGGCGGTATTTTTCGGGTCATGCAGCGTTCCAACTGGAAAGTCTTCTACGAAAACCTCCACGACACCATGCACGCTCGCGTCACGCATGAGTCCTCGGTGGACGCGGCCCGCAGCGAGGCCGAATCCTTGGGAGAAATGCCATTCGAACTGCTGATCATGGACGGCAACGGCGAGCCTTACGATTTCTGGGAGAAGCTCGAACTGCGCGCCTACAACAATGGACATGGTTACATGGAAGCGATCTTCGACCCGGCGGCGGCCGAGCGCGACGAAGTGTCCAAGGCCCACTTCGAATGCCTGAGCGATGCCTATGGCGAAGAACGCGCCCGAGGCATCATGGGGATGAATCGCCACAACACCGTGATCTACGGCAGCGGCTCGCCCCACACCGTGTTCATGCAGTTCCGGGTGATCCGGCCGATGGCCGTCGACCGCACCCTGGTGGAAATCCAGACGTTCCGCT from Pseudomonas sp. ACM7 includes:
- a CDS encoding aromatic ring-hydroxylating dioxygenase subunit alpha — translated: MIPSNEQIAALIRDDSVHKSVYTDPQLFDLEMQRIYGQAWIYVGHESQVKNVGDYHTTRIGDQDVILVRGADKNVNVLYNRCPHKGAKLVAEGDGNVGKFFRCPYHAWTFKLDGQHLSAPLKNGFEGTCFNPRHPDFSMVSLARVDSYRGFVFASQIDHGPDLKSFLGGVITSIDNLCDRSPVGEVEVAGGIFRVMQRSNWKVFYENLHDTMHARVTHESSVDAARSEAESLGEMPFELLIMDGNGEPYDFWEKLELRAYNNGHGYMEAIFDPAAAERDEVSKAHFECLSDAYGEERARGIMGMNRHNTVIYGSGSPHTVFMQFRVIRPMAVDRTLVEIQTFRCKGAPDAVFDRALTYANVINSPSSNVMPDDVEVYARCQEGNMTRGGEWISMHRYVGTDRLLPDGAVSTNGTSELPMRNQFAAWKHYMTATLIAKESTHAA
- a CDS encoding PDR/VanB family oxidoreductase, with amino-acid sequence MPSLSLRIERIDLLTPHIRRLILVADAGHTLPGFTPGAHIEVLIPGSKPMWRAYSLVSLPEHPHYEIAVQLEDQSSGGSRWMHEVQVGQQLMVRAPNNHFPLVANASDYLLIAGGIGITPMLGMARSLAASQQPFTLHYAGRDADRMAYLEEVQALGTARCWISGGDPARRLPLNSLLDSPISGRQLYVCGPKSLISNVLQTARALGWDDSQLHSELFIGSLGTETEAGFEVELRSSGITLQVAAGKSVLDAMIEADLDPMFDCRRGDCGVCVAQVLEGAADHRDICLSERERADGSFCTCVSRASSARLVLDL